The window TGCGGCTTCTTTTTGTATCTTTGCCTTTCTGTTTCTTGTACATTTTATATGATGCCCTGATTATGAATGAGGGTTTTCTCGATAATGACTATGGTGCAACATCTGGTTAGTCGATGACATTTTAATTGCTTGATTGTTGACAGCATCTGTTATTGTTTTCAGGAACTGGTGGTGAGAGCATATATGGTGGGAAATTTGCAGGTAAATTTACTTAAAAATTTTGGTAGGATGTGTTACACACGCTTATGCACTCTATAGTTTTAGTTCTATTGGTGTtcgtattaattttttaatagagAAAGTTTATTTATAACTTTTCAGAATATGTAAAATCTGGTGTATGCCTCTTATAAAGTTAAAATTATCTGGAATACAGCTTTAACATAACCTGATTTCCATACAACTGCCTCTTTCTCACATACTCTTGCAAAATTTCAAATTGGAAGTGTATTTATGAGGTTTCTTTAATTTTCCTTGAAAGTTTAACTTAATAAGTATATCtataagattttcaacttgagatTTGTCTATAATATCATCAGTGCATAGAAGTGCCTCCTTTGAAACTGAGACAATTGTTTCATATAGTAGGTTGTGATGTTTATACCTCAAAATATGTGATTATTTGTATTTGTGTAAATACTCTTACGTACCTAATATGTAGGTTTAATTTTTGTCCCATTATCAGTACCAGAACCTGTTTGAACTGGTACATATGATCGGTGTAGAACTAGATTATTAAATATGGTTGATTTCTGTTATGTATAATGTACCCCATAGCAACAATATAGAGAGAGAGGTATtaaaaacctaaaccctaaattaaagaaaaatatagaTAAGGCTTACCATCTGGTTTATGCAGGTTACTAGGTGGGTAACCTGTGAACCCAGCCTCAGACTGGTAAATATCATCCCATATGTACTAATGTACATTTCTGGACAGTATTTTGAACCTTGATTATAAGAGCAAGAATCATTACAAACGTATGACCTAGTCAATATGGTTGAAGTAGCGGTATGCTGGTTAGGTCTATCATATCTTTAGCCCCTGCATTTTTGGAAAAAATCTTGCTGCTATTGCTTTTTGGTGGATATATATTTGCAATGCTGTTTTTAGTTTATCTGGTCTGATCATTTCGAACAGAGACCGAAGCTCTTAACAATATTGTTTGCTAATTAGGTGCTTTGTATAGGCAGCATGCATGGCATTTGAATTGGAGTATCTTCAAACCATTATCTTATTATGTTTATGTTGAACTTTTAAACTAATATAATATTGTGATCAGCTTTGGCTTGAAAGTATGTGGTACAATTAGGTGCTAACATTCTCATACCTTCGAGATGGATTCATAGAAAACGAATTCTGCGTTAAAACAAGAACCTCGGCACAACAATTTATTCACAAAACTATGTGGTTTGTTTGATGAGATGAAAATGTGTTCCTTGAAATATGTGCCTAAAAAGTAGCGTTTCGATTTTTTTGGTTgttgtaatttatttattttgctgATGTTCCCAGATGAAAATTTTATGCTGAACCATGATGGTCCTGGTCTTCTTGCGATGGCAAATGCTGGCCGTGATACTAACGGTTCCCAGTTTTTTATCACTTTCAAGGCTGCTCCTCATCTTGATGGGTTAGTTCCATGTTATGCATCTACTGTGGTTGTTTATTTGACTACTGTTGATATTTAGTAGTATGAATGAGGAAATATTCTGATAAAGAATGCACATATTTCATGCATCAAACTCTCATGCTCCAAGTGATATGATCCAAGTGATATGAGGCTCTTACTATAACATTTATGTTTTCTTTCATTTAAGCATGTGCACCTATGGGGTTTCTATATCTACTGATAGTGCTACATTACTTTGATGCATGGTACACAAGCACATGAAACCAATCTGCATTTGATTTTTAATCATGATAATAATTGACAGTTCTGTACTTGTTATTCATGCTTAACCTGTTCCTATAAGCATGTGAATATTTGCTTGTATATATAATGAATTATACTAACTTGTTAATATGATGTTAGCCACATGGTTATGGCACATCTCTCTTTGTTATCCTTGAGACATTTGTCCCTCTTATGTCATTACATGTGATTCAATTCTATTAAACTGTTGGTTGAAACTTTTGTCAGGAAACATGTTGTATTTGGCAAGCTCATTCTAGGACAAGAAACTTTGAGGGACATGGAGAATGTTGATGTCGATGGTGACAGACCTGTTGTTCCTGTGAAGATTGTTAGCTGTGGGGAACTTAATGAGAGTGCAGCTGCATTGCATGAAAATGGTATTATAAGTGGAAGAGCATTCTGATTTTTTACTAGCTTCTAATTAATTTTTAAGATCAAGGGCAACTTTTTGCTGCATGCTAATCAGTTTTCTCTTTATATGGATTCTTCTTTGTTCCATTTCCAAATAATCAGATGGTTTTTGTATGGtcagagaagaagaaaaatgcCAAATTGAAGAGAGTTAGAGACGCTTCTGATGATGATCACGAAGGACGGTCTCGGGGACAGCATAAGAAGTCttctaaaagaagaaagaagaaaaagagaagacactATTCGTCTCAATCCGATAGCTCATCAGAAACAGAAACAGAATCTTCAGAAATTGACAGTGATTCTGAATCTGACACATCATCTGCATCTGATAGCAGTGGCTCAAGTGATGACCGGCGGCAGAAGAGGAAGAAATACTCTAAAAGAGACAAGTACAAGCGTGGGAAAAGGAAAAGGGATAGAAAGCGGGAGAAAAGACACAGAAGGCATGATAAGAAATCACGGCACAAGGCCAAAAGGTTCCCATCTACTTATGGCATAAGATATCTGATGATTCATGCATGTTTTTTCTTTTCAATACATTTTGTATGCAGCAATTTTCTTTTAACACATGAAAATGATATATCCTTTCTTATGCTAATACTAGGACGCCGGACAGTGAATCTGAAACAGAGAGTAAAAATGATAGCAGCTCTGATGCTGCTGGAAATGACAGACGACGAGAACGGAAGTCTAAGGTCACTTCTCATAAGTCTGGTATGTCTAGTTTCTTATTTTGTTCTCCCTCACTATTAAATTTCTAATAAAATCCATGTAATAGCTTGTTTAGATCATGAGAACttgcaaaaataatataaatgacataATGACATTAATAACAAAGAAAATGATATGTGTGGAAATTTTTTCCTTTATGGTATCATTAGTTTGGGGTGTAATTCATTTAAGAATCTAACCTGTTTTCCCAGAAAAAATATTCAGTTTCCTTCCCCTTGGCATGTGTGTAGTTCTATAGAGGATATATTAATATTAAACCCATGGGATGAAGAAAATGAGTATGTTGGAAAATATCATTTCTATTGTATTAAGAAAGCATACAAAAAACTTAGAATATGTTTGAATAATCCTTGATATTTCACTTGTATTGTTTTGGGTCCTGTCTGATATCTGTGTGCCTAGGATTCCATTGCTTGTATCGTGCATGCACTCAGAGATACTCCAGGTGTGCCTACCTATATGTATCTGAAAGTCAGCACGTAGACAACCACGTGTGTAAACTGTATAAACAAAATTTCCGACATCACTGCTTAGGAAATGTATTTAACTTTCTAATGTATGTTCTCTTCAGATAACATAAATATTTCACCACTTTAAGTGGATCAAGGTGGATGGCATGGGTATACGTAGCAACCAGGCAATGTCCATGTAAATAAGTTTGTTCTGATTAGTGTCTTTTTATTTTAGAGAATGTTACCCTTCTCTCAGTGCCTTGTATTTTTTATGATTCAGCTTTAATATAGCTCCGTGAATTTCATTATTTGACAGTGATATTCTCGCTGCTATTGTGTTATTCTTTTTAGATGATAAACAGTCACCAGTACCTTTGGGAAGAGAAAACACTATTGAATGTCCTGACAATGGAGATAAACCTGACAAACCTCTCGGAGAAGAACCCAAATCCCAGGGAGAAAATGGAGAGCTCCAGAGCAGTGACATTAGAGAACCGACTGACAGAGATATGGATAGGCTACTTGGTTCAGATGACATTCCAAATAAATCTaggtttctttcttcttcttacaCCTAAAGTTGTTCTTTCTGTTTACTTCTTCCTGTCAAACTGGCATTTCATTTGACATTCATGAACAGGAGCCAAATCACAAGACGAAACCATTCCATGAGCAAGAGTATGAGTATCAGTCCAAGGAGTCCAACTCAAAGCCCAAGTCTGAGCGCCAGAAGGTCACTGAGTAGGAGCCCCACTACAAGAGATCTTAGTAGAGGTCCTGTTCATCCACCCCGAAGGAGCAGCACAAGTAGAAGCCCTCCTCAGAGAAGCATCAGCAGAAGCCCGTCTGGAAGAAATGCTAGAAGCCCCATTAGAAAAGTTGTTAGCAAAGGTCCAGTGAGTCAGACTAGGAGAAGCAAAAGCAGAAGCCCAGTTAAAGTTGATAGTAGGAGTGTAAGCAGAAGCTCGGCAGGGTCCCTGCAGCAGAGAAATCCAAGTGGGAACATGGAGAAGGCTCCTATTCAAAGAAGCCTGAGCAGAAGTCCCATCATGGAAAAACAAAGAAGCATTAGTCGAAGCTCAGGAAAGTTGCTGCAGCAGAGAAGCCCTAGCAAGAGTCCAGTGAGGGCTAGGAGAAGTGTGAGTAGAAGCCCTGTAAAGTCTAACGGCAGAAGCAAAAGTCGTAGCCCTGTACGAGCTCATTCCCGAAGAAGCATCAGCAGGAGCCCTGTTCGCAGGGCAATCTCACCGTCATCTAATCGTCGCAGGAGCTTGTCAAGAAGCATTCCCCCGGATGGGTCTCCCAAGCGCATAAGAAGGGGTAGAGGTTTCAGTCAGCAGTACTCCTTCGCGAGAAGATACCGAACTCCTTCTCCTGACCGGTCTCCTAATAGATTCCACCGTTATGGTGGaagaagtgatcgtgataggtaaTGTGGCATTATGTTGAATGATTGTGTTTGTTATTTAAAGGTCAATTCCCTTTATAAGTATGATTTTGTTGTCATTCTTATTCCTTTTCTAGGTATTCAAGCTATAGAAGCTACCACAACCGTTCCCCTAGACGTTATAGGAGCCCTCAAAGAGGAAGAACCCCACCAAGGTAACATTACCTTTCTAACCATTTTAGTTTGCTGCAAATTATACATTTCAAGTGTAGTTGTGATTCATCAACTGAAAAGATTTATGGGAAAATAAAAAAATGTGGTTAGCACTTCTTAGTTCTTACTATAAGATCGAGGACTTTGTTGATGCAAGCCATAGCAAATCCTTTGGAGATGGTTGCTTATATAACATTCTTGTTTTGCAAGTATCGACACTGACAacttttttatcttttaaatcTGCACGGTACTAAGTCTATGAAAATATGTTGTATATGATGATTAGATGTTCAACTTGATATTATTTTACACTTCATAGTTGTACTTTTTGTACAAGTATTTTAATCTGTAAAAGCTTACTTTCCAATAAATTATATCCTGGCTGTCTGACAAGTTATCTCCCTCTACCTTTAGTATCTAGGTCATTGACTTCGGTTCACACTACATATGCTTCTTTGGTAGGATAAATTTTGCCCTTTGGGCATAATGATTTACCAGTAGTTTATTCCAAGGTTTCATGGTTGAAGATTTGTCAACCTACTTGATGATTGGGATTTTTCATTGTGAATTGACTTTTTCTACATGATAGTGGTTCGCACAATGATGTGGATCTGAACCTGGATAGATAAGTTATCCATAATTGCAAGAACTGATGCAAATATCCCTTAAGAAAAATAACAAGATTTTGAAAATTCCCATTATGTCAAATGATGTTTATAAAAACTCGGCATTATAATCCATTAAATTTACATGGTCTTTAAATCGTAAAGTGATGGCTATTATTACTAAATCTTATGGAGATGACTATATATGTCAATGCATATTATAGTCTGGGCATTAGAGAGAACATGTAGTTAAGATTATATTTAATTTCGTTCAGCTTGATTTCAAATTGGAAAGAACCATTTTTATTTCTAGAATGCTGGATATTGAATGAATTAACAGGAACTATTAGCTAAACTGGACCAAATTATTTCAGTTAGGACTGTCAATTTCTTCTGCTTCCTTGTTCTTCTTTCTATGTTTATTTTAGCCAAAATAAGAATGTTCTTTTATTCTATGTAAGTGATTTGTTAAATTTGCTTTCAGTTTTTAAGGTTCTTAAAAATGTGGATTGTGTCTATGAATTTTAAAGTTCAATTTGGCTTTCAAAACGGTGCCAAAGGAAATTTGTTTTGGTCTCTGTGGCGAGCTTTACCTTCAAACTTATATGGACTCTGTTGTTGTTTTTCCTGTGTTGAATGGTTTCTTTTGTCATGTACTTAGGTACCGAAATCGAAGGAGCCGAAGCGTATCCCGTAGCCCTGCTGCCCGGCCAAGAGTTGGCTACAGCATGAACTCAGCTCACAGTCGTTCGCCTGCTTCCGAAAAACCAAGGCCACACGGCACTAGAGACAATGTTCGTTCCGAGAAGCATGAGTCAGTCTCGAGAAGCAGAAGCCCATCTGGATCACGGTCGAGGTCCAGGTCCAGGTCTCGCTCCTCCGCCGATACTCCCTCTCCCAAGCGAGTGAGCAAGGAGAAGTCAAGGTCCCCCTCCAGCAGTTCTGGCGGAAGGAAAGGGCTGGTCTCATACGGAGACGCCTcccccgattctgatgggaaatAGAAAACAATGTTTTATAAATTAAAACCCAGCAGCTGTGCAGTAGAAGGAATTCTTCAGTTAGAAATCTTGAACGCCTGTATGAGCAGTTATGATATTTCTTAGTTGCTTCAAAAAGCTTTACTCTATCGAAGATTTTTCATGCGGATTGCCATCATCATTTCTATTCTTTCAGGATGATTGCCTGCTGATTTGGTGACCCCTTGCTGCAGGTAAAACAGGAGACAAATGTATGTCTTCTATTCATCTATTCATGAATCAGATATAGGGGAAGAACGCTCCTCTTGATTATGACCATAGGTTTTTTTGACGTCAATGCTACCCTATGATTCATGGCTCTTTCAAGGACTCGGATGTTCTGCGTTCCCCGAGGTCGGCTACCCTTTAATTTGTGCGCATTGGTCCTACTAGCCGTGGGACCGCCGTCACTCGAGTAGAGCCCGCCCCGACCTCTTCCGTGTACTCTTTATCCATCGCAATGCTGCTATGCAATCATCCTTTCTAAAGCTACGCTTTGGAATAATGTATTTGCGCTTCTAAATTTGAATACAATATGTGCATCACTTTTTTCaacattaataaaataatatcaaattcTTATCTAAATATATCCCCTATCACTTTCACATATTATTGGAAGAATATTACTGTTAATTGAAGTTCATCGATAAACAATGCTATTCTCTCATAAAATTCAATAAACATATCTCCTTTCCATTTTATCCGGTTGGATAATATATTTGTGTATTGCTCACCtccttatatttcttttatttgtcttagataattcttcctacttcgtggctaattatatattacccattgtaattagatatcataatccttatattttcaaaaattatattgagatcctcATATCGTCGTCGACTCTATTGACAAAAATATCGCACGTGCTATCACATGTTAAAAATTATGTTAAAACAGGGTTAAAAATCATGTGAGAGAACGAGGGGGATATTGTTAGGAAACAAAATGATACCTTCTATGTCTTTTGAGTGTTTCTTAGGAAATAAAGTGAGGCACTTGGTAGAAAAGGTCTCTTTCTCTAGTGATCTTGAGTCTTCCTCATCTATTGAAGTTGAAAAAGGAAAACGCTTTCACAAAAGTTATAGAAGGTAAAATTACTATCGATGAGAATAacattgaaattatatttttaatcctATTTTGCATGCGATAGCATAGTTGATGGtgtgagaaaaaataaaattaaatatttcactttaatGAGTATAAagattcaatataatttttaaaagtgtaaggattgaaatatttaatTAGCCCGTCTCAGCTATAGAAAATATATTGATTGGGAGATATATCTCAACCAAATGCCACCATCGCAATGGACTCTATCAATGCGTTGCGGTCCGATTAGTAGGCATTGGTTCCACCGAGCCATCTGTGTTTCGCTCGAATTCGATCCAGATTAGGTTTAGTCGTGATCCACGCCCCAACCCCTCCTCGTTTCCCACTGTTCAAGCAGCATCAGCGGACGAGAGATCAGAGTAAAGCAGGTGTCATCCGCTTTCGTTCTTGACATGTGTTCATGCTTGTTCTTCCACTGTTCTTATCTTTTGCTTTTTGTACAGGTGAGAAAAGCATTTACGGAGTACCGTTGAATCACCGTTCAACGATGCTTTTAACCTTCTGTGACGCTCGTGACAAAATCTTTTGACGAGGAAGGTGCAATGAACAAAGAACAAAGAACAATCTGAGTCACAGCACCACAGATTCTCCTGAATCACGAGCACGGTCCCAATAATATTTGCCTTTGGACTTGTTTTTCTTTTCgccattttattttctttaaactCCACATAAATTAAACCGTAATTATGAGGATGTTATCTTTTCGAATGGGATAAGAGAAATCTCATTATTATTcatctttcatttttttaattacaaaaataaattttaaatcagagtagaTCGAGATTTCTTTTCATGTCGGTCTAAATTCAATCTTAGGATAAGCATCGAAGGATCGATCGTGTATCGATCATATATTATTATTGTGTTATCGAGATGTAAGATGCACATATTGTCggtatcgatagaagatcatgatatccTTAATTAatctatgatttgaggatcaatttTATGATTGTTTCTTCTATCATATGACGATGATGATATCATAATCTTCTATCATATGTCGATGATAATGTTGTGTAGAAAACTGACAGACTTAGACGTCTAAGTGTTGAACTCCAAAAACAGTAGCTGAATGTTTTAGGGAGTCGTCTGACGTAACATCAGAGACTAACCTATTGAATGTGGATTCTGCCGGCTTCAACGTAAATGGATTCTACTTTCAAATCGATTAACTTCCAGAAGATGCGAGCTAAATCACTCTCACTGGAGGATAAGTACATCAATGTATGCATCTTTTCATGCTTGCAAAAGATAAAGACAACAAGCACAGTACAAAGAGTTTTTTGGTattgagggggagggggaggggggggagaaCACCATCAGACATCATGGGAAGGGCAGAGGAGGGAGATGAAGGTTTGCTTCTCGGTCATAGTCATGGTCATGGTCATTGCATGGACGCATGCATTTCCCGAGGAGAAGCGAATCATCCCAGCAGCCAGCCCTACCCTTTGCTTTCTCGTCGCAGTTCACCGCTGCACTTTAACGGCGCCCGAGGGGAGGGAGGGGCATATCATCCTCTGGTTTCGAGACCATCCCTTCGTTTCAGTACCAGGAGAAAagcacggagagagagagagagaaaagcaaAAGCGAAGGCCACTCACATAAACACCACACCgccgggggggtggggggggggttgAACTTGCATGGATGcatagcagaagaagaagaagaagaagaagaagaagaagaagaagaagaattcagGGGATCATTATTGGAAGCGAAAAGATGGTCAAACCCATCCTCGAAGACTACTTTTCTTTATCGAAATCCACCAGTTTTTCCTTTTACTTTCTTGAGCATTTCACTACCTGCTGGTGCATGAAAAACACTGAAAGGATATGCTTTCTCCCTCTCCAAAAATTCCTCCAGTCTCTCTCAGCTGTGAATCCAAAGATAAAGCCATCACCATCCATTGTTTTCACCCTCGCACTACTTTAATTAGTCTC of the Musa acuminata AAA Group cultivar baxijiao chromosome BXJ3-2, Cavendish_Baxijiao_AAA, whole genome shotgun sequence genome contains:
- the LOC135631816 gene encoding peptidyl-prolyl cis-trans isomerase CYP95-like, giving the protein MKKKVKKNPIVFLDVSVDGNAARRMVFELFADIVPKTAENFRALCTGEIGFGLMTRKPLHYKGSIFHRIIKGFMAQGGDFSRHNGTGGESIYGGKFADENFMLNHDGPGLLAMANAGRDTNGSQFFITFKAAPHLDGKHVVFGKLILGQETLRDMENVDVDGDRPVVPVKIVSCGELNESAAALHENEKKKNAKLKRVRDASDDDHEGRSRGQHKKSSKRRKKKKRRHYSSQSDSSSETETESSEIDSDSESDTSSASDSSGSSDDRRQKRKKYSKRDKYKRGKRKRDRKREKRHRRHDKKSRHKAKRTPDSESETESKNDSSSDAAGNDRRRERKSKVTSHKSDDKQSPVPLGRENTIECPDNGDKPDKPLGEEPKSQGENGELQSSDIREPTDRDMDRLLGSDDIPNKSRSQITRRNHSMSKSMSISPRSPTQSPSLSARRSLSRSPTTRDLSRGPVHPPRRSSTSRSPPQRSISRSPSGRNARSPIRKVVSKGPVSQTRRSKSRSPVKVDSRSVSRSSAGSLQQRNPSGNMEKAPIQRSLSRSPIMEKQRSISRSSGKLLQQRSPSKSPVRARRSVSRSPVKSNGRSKSRSPVRAHSRRSISRSPVRRAISPSSNRRRSLSRSIPPDGSPKRIRRGRGFSQQYSFARRYRTPSPDRSPNRFHRYGGRSDRDRYSSYRSYHNRSPRRYRSPQRGRTPPRYRNRRSRSVSRSPAARPRVGYSMNSAHSRSPASEKPRPHGTRDNVRSEKHESVSRSRSPSGSRSRSRSRSRSSADTPSPKRVSKEKSRSPSSSSGGRKGLVSYGDASPDSDGK